One window of the Arthrobacter sp. D5-1 genome contains the following:
- a CDS encoding 3-deoxy-7-phosphoheptulonate synthase class II: MTELTANTASSTADPLASTAQSGAANYPGLDAWRDLPISQQPTWSDAGVFEASVKELSVVPPLVFAGEVDVLRERLAAAAQGKAFLLQGGDCAETFEAATADKISARVKTILQMAVVLTYGAAMPVIKMGRMAGQFAKPRSSNDETRDGVTLPAYRGDIVNGYDFTPESRAHDAGRMLKAYHTSASTLNLIRAFTQGGFADLRLVHQWNKGFTENPAHARYESLARDIDRAISFMDSCGADFEALKRVEFFASHEALLLDYERALTRIDSRTGLPYDTSSHFLWIGERTRELDHAHVDFLSRVRNPIGVKLGPTTSGDDALRLIDKLDPNREPGRLTFITRMGATNIREKLPAVVERVTASGAQVLWVTDPMHGNTVTSPNGYKTRNFDDVIDEVRGFFEVHHSLGTVPGGLHVEMTGDDVAECLGGADPIDQDAFLDRYESVCDPRLNHMQSLEMAFLVAGALSKR; this comes from the coding sequence GTGACTGAGCTAACCGCGAACACCGCATCCTCCACAGCAGATCCCCTTGCCAGCACCGCCCAAAGCGGGGCAGCGAACTATCCCGGGCTCGACGCCTGGCGGGACCTGCCGATTTCACAGCAGCCCACTTGGTCGGACGCCGGCGTTTTCGAGGCTTCCGTCAAGGAACTTTCCGTGGTGCCGCCGCTGGTCTTCGCAGGCGAAGTGGACGTTCTTCGGGAGCGACTGGCCGCTGCGGCACAGGGCAAGGCTTTCCTCCTGCAGGGCGGCGATTGCGCTGAGACCTTTGAGGCCGCCACCGCGGACAAGATCAGCGCCCGCGTAAAGACCATCCTGCAGATGGCAGTGGTGCTCACGTACGGTGCTGCCATGCCCGTCATCAAGATGGGCCGCATGGCGGGCCAGTTTGCCAAGCCGCGCTCGTCCAACGACGAGACCCGCGACGGCGTGACACTTCCCGCCTACCGCGGCGACATCGTCAACGGCTACGACTTCACCCCGGAGTCCCGCGCCCACGACGCCGGCCGCATGCTGAAGGCCTACCACACCTCTGCTTCCACTCTGAACCTCATTCGTGCGTTCACCCAGGGTGGCTTCGCGGACCTTCGACTCGTCCACCAGTGGAACAAGGGCTTCACGGAAAACCCGGCGCACGCCCGTTACGAGTCGCTGGCACGCGATATCGACCGTGCCATCAGCTTCATGGACTCTTGTGGTGCCGACTTCGAGGCACTGAAGAGGGTGGAGTTCTTCGCCAGCCACGAAGCGTTGCTTCTCGACTATGAGCGTGCCCTCACCCGCATCGATTCCCGCACCGGCCTGCCCTACGACACCTCCTCACATTTCCTGTGGATCGGCGAGCGGACCCGTGAACTGGACCATGCACATGTCGACTTCCTCTCCCGTGTGCGGAACCCGATCGGCGTCAAGCTTGGGCCAACCACCAGCGGTGACGATGCTTTGCGCTTGATCGACAAGCTGGACCCCAACCGGGAACCGGGCCGCCTGACGTTCATCACGCGCATGGGTGCGACGAACATCCGGGAAAAGCTGCCTGCCGTCGTCGAGCGCGTCACGGCCTCAGGGGCACAGGTGCTGTGGGTCACCGATCCCATGCATGGCAACACTGTCACGTCACCGAACGGCTACAAGACCCGCAACTTCGACGACGTCATTGATGAAGTCCGTGGCTTCTTCGAGGTCCACCACTCGTTGGGTACCGTCCCCGGCGGCCTTCACGTCGAAATGACCGGCGACGACGTCGCTGAGTGCCTGGGCGGTGCCGATCCCATCGATCAGGACGCTTTCCTGGACCGTTACGAGTCAGTGTGCGATCCCCGCCTCAACCACATGCAGTCCCTTGAGATGGCCTTCCTGGTGGCAGGAGCCCTCTCCAAGCGGTAG
- the pknB gene encoding Stk1 family PASTA domain-containing Ser/Thr kinase: MVQEPTQDQLIGTMVDSRYLVRSRLAKGGMSTVYLATDQRLERDVALKVLHPHLANDPTFLQRLSREAKAAASLSHPHIVGVLDQGEDGHIAYLVMEFVKGHTLRDVLIEQGILAPRLALALIDPVIEGLAAAHSSGLIHRDIKPENVLIADDGRIKVGDFGLARAVSANTSTGALIGTVAYLAPELVLGQPADARSDIYSAGIMLYEMLTGKQPYAGDSPIQVAYQHVNAVVGRPSDVVPGLAEDLDELVQWCTAADAENRPVDGAALLAELRHIRTTLTDQQLDHRQAPGPNPHPAVSASTALGGGAGSPTETLATTASPTEFISHQSNPTTIMAAGGSAIQHARTATGGDAGQDLGRPGKRELKRLERQQTKDRARAAATPVRPLREGNPRRRGVIWAIVIVILAMLAAAAGWFFGMGPGSPGTVPDVKNKTVAEAQQLLRTAGFQSEPRDVFDDDILAGLAVGTEPESGAEVRKFQPITLFVSKGAQLFPLPDLTGGTLDEAKTALNAAEMALGNVTEAFDEKVPAGVVIAQDPAKGTEVRHGTPVALEVSKGPQPIPVPDVRGKTQDAAVKALQDAGLKAVIAPETVNDKSVPKGAVVSQSPANGTLIRGESVTLTVSKGPKMLKVPSFIGKQADEAEKELKKLGFKVEVNKILGGFFGTVRDQSPVNTEVPEDSVITLTVV; the protein is encoded by the coding sequence ATGGTGCAAGAACCAACGCAGGACCAGCTCATTGGGACCATGGTGGACAGCCGATACTTGGTCCGTTCCCGCCTCGCCAAGGGCGGAATGTCCACCGTCTACCTGGCCACGGACCAGCGCCTTGAGCGCGACGTGGCCCTCAAAGTCCTGCACCCACACCTGGCAAACGATCCCACCTTCCTGCAGCGGCTGAGCCGCGAGGCAAAAGCCGCCGCCAGCCTTTCCCACCCCCATATTGTGGGCGTACTGGACCAAGGCGAAGACGGCCACATCGCCTACCTGGTGATGGAATTCGTCAAGGGCCACACCCTCCGCGACGTCCTTATCGAGCAAGGCATCCTGGCACCGAGGCTTGCTCTTGCACTGATCGATCCCGTCATCGAAGGACTGGCCGCTGCCCATAGCTCCGGCTTGATCCACCGGGACATCAAACCCGAGAACGTCCTGATCGCCGACGACGGCCGGATCAAGGTGGGTGATTTTGGCCTGGCCCGGGCGGTCTCGGCCAATACCAGCACCGGCGCCCTGATCGGCACTGTGGCTTATCTGGCTCCTGAACTGGTTCTTGGGCAACCCGCGGATGCCCGCAGCGATATCTACTCGGCGGGCATCATGCTCTACGAAATGCTGACCGGCAAACAGCCCTACGCCGGCGACTCCCCCATCCAGGTGGCCTACCAGCACGTCAACGCGGTGGTGGGACGACCGTCGGACGTTGTTCCCGGATTGGCCGAAGACCTTGACGAACTGGTTCAGTGGTGCACGGCGGCAGATGCCGAGAACAGGCCTGTGGACGGCGCTGCCCTCCTGGCCGAACTCCGCCACATCAGAACCACGCTGACCGACCAACAGTTGGACCACCGGCAAGCCCCGGGACCCAACCCACACCCCGCGGTATCGGCTTCCACCGCGCTCGGTGGCGGCGCCGGTAGTCCAACGGAAACGCTGGCAACCACGGCGTCACCTACCGAGTTCATCAGCCACCAGAGCAACCCGACCACCATCATGGCCGCCGGTGGTTCAGCGATCCAGCACGCGAGGACTGCGACAGGCGGGGATGCTGGGCAGGACCTTGGCCGTCCCGGCAAGCGTGAGCTGAAGAGGCTCGAGAGGCAACAGACCAAAGACCGCGCCCGCGCTGCAGCGACCCCTGTCCGCCCCCTCAGGGAAGGCAATCCCCGCCGTCGTGGCGTGATCTGGGCCATCGTGATCGTCATCCTGGCGATGCTCGCGGCTGCAGCCGGGTGGTTCTTCGGCATGGGGCCCGGTTCACCCGGGACTGTACCCGACGTCAAGAACAAGACTGTTGCCGAGGCACAGCAACTCCTCCGGACTGCTGGTTTCCAATCGGAACCGCGCGACGTCTTCGACGACGACATCCTGGCCGGACTCGCGGTCGGAACCGAGCCCGAATCCGGCGCAGAAGTACGGAAGTTCCAGCCCATTACCCTTTTCGTCTCCAAGGGGGCCCAGCTCTTCCCCTTGCCCGACTTGACCGGCGGCACCCTGGACGAGGCCAAGACGGCACTCAATGCCGCGGAAATGGCCTTGGGGAACGTCACCGAAGCCTTCGACGAGAAAGTACCTGCCGGCGTCGTGATTGCCCAGGACCCGGCCAAGGGCACTGAAGTCCGGCACGGTACGCCTGTGGCCCTGGAAGTTTCCAAGGGTCCGCAGCCGATTCCCGTGCCGGACGTTCGCGGCAAAACACAGGATGCCGCAGTCAAGGCCCTCCAGGACGCCGGGCTCAAAGCAGTGATTGCTCCGGAAACGGTCAATGACAAGTCGGTCCCCAAGGGCGCAGTGGTCTCCCAGTCACCGGCCAACGGCACCCTCATCCGAGGCGAGTCCGTGACGCTGACCGTGTCCAAGGGGCCCAAAATGCTGAAGGTTCCCAGCTTCATTGGCAAACAGGCCGATGAGGCTGAGAAGGAGTTGAAGAAGTTGGGCTTCAAGGTGGAAGTCAACAAGATCCTCGGCGGTTTCTTCGGTACCGTCCGTGACCAGAGCCCCGTCAATACTGAAGTACCGGAAGATTCGGTTATTACGCTGACAGTCGTCTAG